A window of Lytechinus pictus isolate F3 Inbred chromosome 7, Lp3.0, whole genome shotgun sequence contains these coding sequences:
- the LOC135154804 gene encoding microtubule-associated protein 10-like: protein MDDNNVSETLFSLELAVNSLRIDPRTVICRMPAVAFRLLDFPSIMVEQLDETEAKLLKSAVQTLWEYEENVPPQLDELKNRHGNHEFKKGKSSLYKYRLNSLVSHLHNTPLYIMIVDVWNTTPKLVAHCNVSLKEVVHRIKKDVSEFGVSVPSVHGIQGKFPIVNLMGTEIGWISLGIRLLSLGGNLIPHIADASLVKNKEANLTKDHKDATSVPKTSAEQQERPQLQGSTPVYVPSSRPTSCEHCDHQKNEGILGAVRVDLACQTTEGADERTSEDKTASIKIKKKTLTSSRLPADYIPREDGGNTIPAFGNNGLCITNIHIPPPLIYNLENDVEFKATDGRRQRVPQQNFKHQSFPSPLGNRRNAPTQESSSAFSSDLDNRKELEVQYVIHPPEYNSSPNVRKILRNRRKKKSVEDPMDVDPSLHFKPQSVKEPRRPESEIKGKDISDRMEDLQKLPILQALLRELSILNRSGTDKSKDSKPMFVKEDLESQKSSSKHPVDQRTSGRQSEFHVTEDEPKVTPAAQKNYRHKHRECAKPPEGVPASKSFLRQQPRYGKHRKGNKLKFKMTNSQKLRIQKHNPEAFRQLEEEERIAEIEFQMQAAARMHKESKRRPSAPHPSEDVLPSPDANISTEIAKHCEQGQSDNEDSNTIFMRGMETFKIPTSDIVDDDDMDQPLNSRDAANSAAEKDASDSEKSARSISVHLPTALVQNDDEEEEENTSEDESQEEGPKHLSVPGFPEGPQEDERPLEPVTPIQPYSDDFEDSYRYVSTGEQELANIQSSIASETSNVQQDYPETDSDSGSYKTAESVPSVRSPGAVTSQPSKVANPADVANPPSKSSSSSTSSKYPPSVLSIPQPQMSANSPIPLARRSVAKSTIPSQPPQPKPRLSLDHSSSLSNVSVLVPELSNTFESSEVNTFEGKPEVSDGEGQDDVYSDDFDSDD from the exons ATGGATGACAATAATGTCAGCGAAACGCTGTTTTCTCTTGAGTTGGCGGTCAACTCTTTGCGAATAGACCCACGAACTGTAATTTGTCGCATGCCCGCTGTCGCTTTTCGACTTTTGGATTTCCCGTCAATAATGGTTGAACAGTTGGACGAGACAGAAGCGAAACTACTAAAGAGTGCTGTACAGACTTTATGGGAGTATGAAGAAAATGTTCCACCTCAACTTGACGAACTTAAAAATCGACATGGTAACCACGAATTCAAGAAGGGCAAGTCTTCTCTGTACAAGTACAGATTGAACTCGCTAGTTTCTCATCTTCACAACACACCTCTCTACATAATGATTGTTGATGTTTGGAATACCACCCCTAAATTGGTTGCCCATTGCAACGTATCATTGAAAGAAGTCGTGCATAGAATTAAAAAAGATGTTTCGGAATTTGGAGTCTCTGTACCCTCTGTTCATGGCATACAAGGGAAATTTCCGATCGTTAATCTCATGGGAACTGAGATTGGGTGGATATCTTTAGGGATTCGTCTCCTCAGCCTTGGTGGAAATCTCATTCCTCACATTGCAGATGCATCTCTGGTGAAGAATAAGGAAGCCAATTTGACCAAAGATCACAAAGATGCAACTTCTGTTCCAAAGACATCAGCTGAGCAGCAAGAAAGACCTCAACTGCAAGGTTCAACCCCTGTGTATGTTCCATCAAGTAGACCTACATCATGTGAGCATTGTGATCATCAGAAGAATGAAGGCATCCTTGGAGCTGTCAGAGTGGACTTGGCATGTCAGACCACAGAAGGTGCTGATGAAAGGACCAGTGAAGACAAGACAGCTTCTataaagatcaagaaaaaaacattgacaTCTTCCAGACTGCCTGCAGATTACATCCCAAGAGAAGATGGAGGAAACACTATTCCTGCATTTGGAAATAATGGCCTGTGTATCACCAATATACACATCCCTCCACCTCTaatatacaatttagaaaatGATGTCGAATTCAAAGCAACTGATGGCAGACGACAAAGGGTACCACAACAAAACTTTAAGCACCAGAGTTTCCCCAGTCCTCTTGGGAACAGGAGAAATGCACCCACCCAAGAGAGTTCTTCTGCATTCTCATCTGATTTGGACAATAGAAAAGAACTTGAAGTTCAGTATGTGATACATCCTCCGGAGTATAACTCTTCACCAAATGTCCGAAAGATCTTGAGAAACAGAAGGAAAAAGAAGTCTGTTGAGGATCCTATGGATGTTGACCCGAGCTTGCATTTCAAACCTCAAAGTGTGAAAGAACCCAGGAGACCCGAAAGTGAAATTAAAGGAAAGGACATATCTGATAGAATGGAGGATCTTCAAAAACTCCCCATTCTTCAGGCCCTTCTAAGGGAATTGAGTATTTTGAACAGAAGTGGAACTGATAAGTCCAAAGACTCCAAACCAATGTTTGTCAAAGAAGATCTTGAATCTCAGAAAAGTTCTTCTAAACATCCTGTAGATCAGAGAACTAGTGGAAGGCAAAGCGAATTTCATGTTACTGAAGATGAGCCAAAAGTTACTCCTGCTGCCCAGAAAAATTACCGTCATAAACATAGAGAGTGTGCCAAGCCTCCAGAAGGAGTACCAGCTTCAAAGAGTTTTTTGAGACAACAGCCTCGATATGGCAAGCATCGTAAAGGAAACAAGCTGAAATTCAAAATGACCAACTCCCAAAAGCTCCGCATCCAGAAACACAATCCAGAAGCCTTCAGGCAGTTGGAAGAAGAGGAGAGAATTGCagaaattgaatttcaaatgcAGGCTGCTGCTCGGATGCACAAGGAGAGCAAGCGGAGGCCATCAGCTCCTCATCCATCAGAGGATGTGTTACCTTCACCGGATGCTAATATTTCTACAGAGATTGCCAAGCATTGTGAACAGGGCCAGTCAGACAATGAAGATAGCAATACCATCTTCATGAGGGGAATGG AAACTTTCAAGATTCCTACATCCGacattgttgatgatgatgatatggatCAACCACTTAATAGCAGAGATGCTGCAAACAGTGCTGCTGAAAAAG ATGCCAGTGATAGTGAAAAAAGTGCACGTAGCATCAGTGTTCACTTGCCAACTGCTTTAGTACagaatgatgatgaggaggaggaggagaatacATCTGAAGATGAGAGTCAAGAGGAAGGTCCAAAGCACCTGTCTGTGCCTGGGTTTCCAGAAGGTCCACAGGAAGATGAAAGGCCACTGGAACCTGTGACACCTATTCAACCTTACTCTGATGACTTTGAAGATTCTTACAGGTATGTATCAACAGGAGAACAGGAGCTAGCCAACATCCAATCTTCCATTGCTTCAGAGACATCCAATGTCCAACAGGACTATCCAGAAACAGATTCCGACAGCGGCAGTTACAAGACAGCAGAATCTgtaccttcggtcagaagtcCTGGAGCCGTGACTAGTCAGCCGTCCAAGGTAGCGAATCCAGCAGATGTTGCGAACCCGCCTTCCAAGTCAAGCAGTAGCAGCACAAGTTCCAAGTATCCTCCCAGTGTTCTGAGCATCCCTCAACCACAGATGTCGGCCAACTCTCCCATCCCTCTTGCCAGGCGATCAGTGGCAAAATCTACAATCCCCAGTCAGCCTCCACAGCCAAAACCCAGGCTCTCTTTGGACCATTCCAGCTCTCTATCCAATGTTTCCGTCCTAGTCCCAGAATTATCGAACACATTTGAGAGCTCGGAGGTTAATACATTTGAAGGTAAGCCAGAAGTAAGTGATGGTGAGGGACAGGATGATGTGTATTCTGATGACTTTGATAGTGATGACTAG
- the LOC135154806 gene encoding cancer-related nucleoside-triphosphatase-like: MAKNNPRRIKHIFLTGPPGVGKTTLVRKTCSELMSRSIPLQGFYTEELRESGKRTGFDIITLDEQRGSLAKIGGQKGPKVGQYTVNLPSFERLALPVLSPQRESSPVYVIDEIGKMELFSQGFIQAVRRLLDQSDTTIFGTIPVPKGRPLGLVEEVRGRADVQVFTISKENRDGIMDDILRAVTQSRSQKGT; encoded by the exons ATGGCAAAGAACAATCCGAGGAGGATCAAGCACATTTTCTTGACTGGTCCTCcag GAGTTGGAAAAACAACTTTGGTGAGGAAAACCTGTTCTGAGCTGATGTCAAGATCAATTCCACTTCAAGGTTTCTACACAGAGGAACTAAGAGAGAGTGGAAAGAGGACGGGCTTCGACATCATTACATTGGATGAACAAAGAGGTTCATTAGCAAAAATTGG AGGACAGAAGGGGCCCAAGGTCGGACAGTATACAGTTAACCTCCCATCGTTTGAACGGTTAGCTTTACCTGTATTGTCTCCTCAG AGAGAATCCTCACCAGTCTATGTAATTGACGAGATTGGTAAGATGGAACTCTTTAGCCAAGGGTTCATCCAAGCAGTCCGGAGGCTTCTTGATCAGTCTGACACAACCATCTTTGGAACCATCCCAGTGCCTAAAGGACGCCCTCTTGGTCTGGTGGAGGAAGTCCGCGGCAGAGCTGATGTACAAGTCTTCACA ATTTCCAAGGAAAATCGTGATGGAATCATGGATGACATCCTAAGAGCTGTCACTCAGTCAAGGTCTCAGAAAGGAACTTGA